The nucleotide window ATGGAGGATGGAGAAAGTGGTTGGAGAAGCGTTTGAAGTGAAGTTATGTATTTAAAGAATTTTGTTTCTAAGAGCTTTTCAAACCTCTGAAATTACTGGTaagaagctaattaattaattaatcattgaTTGATGAGGCTTCAGCGATAGTTAGGGAATGAGTCGTGGAGCAAAGAGAGGATATCAATGTAATGGAAGCAAAATTAATGGGCGGCGCTgcgtcttttctttcttcttcttgttaTCTAAAATTTTATGAACcccttaaaattaattttatacattttaatctatatatatatatatatatatatatatatatatatatatatatataataaattttaattttttaattaataaaattattttttaaaaataaaaaacttattaaaaataatataattatgtaaaaattgaataaaattattttcttataaatGTATTTTTCCAACAAAGCAATCTCCGCTTCGGTGGGAAGCCCTTcaaagcaatttttttttttaattattactaaTATTACTTTATGGACTATTAGACTTAATTAAATATGAATAGAAAGTTTATATTGAGATCTACTCAAAGCCAAATTGAAAACATcagattattatatatatatatatatatatatatatatataaatgaaaaatcatTTTTGTTTATTTGATGAGATTGCTGGTGGCAGCACCATTGGGCTAGCTGCTGCTAATTAATCATTTAAATGTTAATAACctacaaattcaaaaatttctaTTTATCTATGTTTTACAATTACTTATTTTTtaagaatattatttttatattaatttatttaattaaatatctatttcgaaattaaaaaaaatatcaaagTTTAAACTCACAATCTCATTCTTAATATCTgctttaaaaaattttacttcttaaatttttatatttctatttaattataaaaattgctGATTAAATCTTGAATTTTTTAATCATTATTAATTCTATTTCACCGTTATTAAGATAACGATTAAAGATATAATAATCATTATCTCACTATCAATAACCATTACCAATTATGTCGCACCAAATAAGTATGACATTATTaccattaatataaaaaaaaaatatatacccttaaatgaaaagaaaaaaaatatgtttAATTCATTATAAGGacgttatattaatatatattatacaaGTTACAATTAACCACTTCTTTAATGTTAATAGATGAAACGAAAATATGGGATTAGGACATTTGAAAAGattgaaaatatatatttttagataaaaatatatttttttataatgctAATTGAAAagtattatatattattaaaattacatTTTTATATAGCGCTTACATATTGTCTCTATTAACGAAGTAACAATTTTTTTTAATGGTAAGATATAATTGGTAagagttaaaaaaattaaaatttaattaaaaattttcatagtataaataaaataaaaaatttgaaaataataaaattttttttaataattatcctatctcaaaaaaaaataataataaggttcaatttgCTCTCTGTACTTGTTGAAGAGGTTCAATTTAACTCATTTTTAACTTTTGGTCTAATTTAAcccataaattttgatttatgctcaaattaatctaattaacaaaaatattattttttaatattgaaatataatataaaaataatttatttaatattttaattatacaaattatacaatataaaaataatattttaataacaaaataattaaatattttaaaaataatattaaaatattatttttatattgtataattaattaatttgtgtatatatcaaataatttatttaaataaattatttaatatttaattattttttaatattaaaatattattttttatattgtataattaattaaataaaaatattatttttattattcaatattattaattgaaatagtaataatttttaattttaattaattatatgagaatataaaaatatttttttatattttcagtttaattaataatattgaataataaaaataatatttttatttttattaattaattatataatataaaaaaaatattttaatattttaaaaaataattaaataattacacatttttataaattgagttaatttgagtataaataaaaatttataaattaaattaaactaaaaattaaaaataaattaaattaaacctcTCCAACAAATAAAGAGGTAAACTGAAccttattcaaaaaaaaaaatgtaaacttgTTTTAAcatttgaatcaattttaaaatttctcgTCACAATCAAGCGATATCGTACGTTAAATTTTAGTCCATGTATATGTGATATGATTAAAAGTAGGGATAGCCTGTGAAATAGTCCTCAATTTATATTAGAATTAAATTGCAAGATCGtctttattttgatttaattttaattttgattacttgttaatattaaaaaataataaaatttaaatataaatcaaaTAAGTATCATTTGGTATTGAGTTTTGAGTGTTTAAActgtttttttaaataaaaatattattttaaatattattaaaaaaatttttaaaaaattattttattattttaatatttttataataaaaatttattaaatttaattttaaattattttttaatactctctgattattttatttaaaaaataaattttcttaattATAGTAACGGTAAACAGCGTTAAATTCCTGCTAAGCTCAAAAATTAGCAGATCgagaaaatatgaaaaaaagGAAATATTGCacaaaaaattttgacagaaacCAAACATCTCCTGCACAGAGCTCATGAAATGGAAAAATAGGAAGAGAGATTTCTATTAACAAATGTGACAAAATTGTCAACCCAATTAAGGTACAAAATTATCACCCAATTAATGTATAATTAAGTAATCAACAACAGCCTTTCATAATGTAGCTCTTATTTATTtgcctaaattttatatttacatcagaaAGGCTCTGATTGAATCGCAAATCAAGGCTGCTAAATCATGAACGGACTGGCTGAGAATGTTGGAATTACCGTGTACTGATTACTCCGCCTGAAACcagacaattaaattaattaaattatcacaataaattattttttaattaattttctttcaattttttttaattacaaaaattaaattcttttattgaaaatataaaattcataaaaaaaaatggtTACCTGTCATAATCGTTGTAGTTACTAACATTAGCTACTTCACGGGACCCACCACTACGACGTCCTCCACTGCCGTTCCTCTTTGCCACTCTTTCCGTTCTCTCCTCCACCAACACCACGTTATCCTCAGCTATCGAGCAAAGCGTCGGCTTCCACTCAGCCATCGCAGCCGCGGACGACGGATATCCCAAACCCACTCTACCTCTTTTCCTTCTCCTACTTCTCCTCGCATTCGGAGTCTGCAGCGTCCGATGCACCATCAGCGTCCGAGTCTCCTCCGAACGCCTTCTATTCGGTTCCAGAGATTCCTTAACTGAGCTTTCGCCACCAGTGGCCCCGCAACACGAGACGAATACCAATAAAAACCTCATGTGTAGAGAATTTATAAGCCCAAAAAAGGAAACAAAATGAAAATCCAAGGAGACCAAAAACGAAGCGAGATTAAGAGAGAGGAGGGAAGAAAAACTCTTCTCTCATTGTCGTCGTTCTTGGGTTTCCGGCATAAATCTTCATTATCGGTGGTTGGGGGTGTTGAGCGGATGAAAGAGTGGGTGGCTGCAAGGCGGATTTGCGAATTCTGAAGCTACAGAGGTTGGTTTTTATAGAGAGACATTTTTGGCGTTATCTGATCGGGTAGCAGAATGAATGAACATGGATTtgatattttattacaattatgccCCTCAAATGGAAGGAGGCTGACATGGGGGGTCCAGGTCGGATGAACGTGGTGGCCACATCAATCCTACTTTTACTCCAAATGTTTTGGAGATCTCGTGACTTGTGAGATTAACAGTGTTTCAAGTTTTAACTGTCACCTAAATCCTCATATTAATATTTCCTTaattatccaaaaaaaaaaagaaaagaaaaacacatTGCAAAAGTAAATACTTATTTACCCTAAATAATAGATAAAGGTTACAATTAATTATTACctaatattttcattatttcatacatttttttaattaaaatcatatattttatttactttaattaCATACGATTCTATCCCAAGAGGATAATATGCTTTTACTGATTTAGAAAATGTTATAAGGCATTAAAGGTTATCTAGATTAGGATTTAATGGCAATTTCTCTATTTAGAGAGAGTTAATTCAATTTTATCtttaaacaataaaaatttaTACGTTAATATGTTAATATAGAAGATTATACTTTTTAAAATTATcaagtaaaaagaaaataattttaaagtacAAAATTAATGATGGGTCCCTTATTTGAGTAGCCTTTGGATGTCATCATTTAGTTCTACCAACTCAACGACTTTTAAAATCTGTTTGGTAAGGTGTGTTTTATGTAGACCtgggaaaaaataaaaaaaaaggtttggaaatcaaatcaatttaatttataatttaatttaatttaattaaatctttattttaaaaatttattagagTCAGTTATATGAATTCTTTTTCttcattctaaacgattttgggttaaattctcgagAACGTATAATGCAAATCAATTTACtttataattgaaattaaattaaaattaattaaatttgattttaaattggaTTAGAATTAAAATGGAATTGGTcagttttattttaattaagatcaattttttatttaaaatttttttgaaaaatttttaattgtTGAATTAAAAGGGAATCAAATGGAGTCTAATGGAAATCAAAATAAAacttttgattattttttattgGTCTTAACTTTAAAATTATAATCGGTTCAAACCAAAGTATCTATGTATTACATGGTTACTTGGTTATATTATgaagtaaaattattttgttataaaAACTGAGGtggtttaaaaaattttataattttttttataaaattttttaaattcatattatttttttgtaaaataattaattataaaatatttattaacttaacaaaaaaaaataaattttctttacataataaatataaattatcatattttcataacatatcaaattttaattaaaatcataaattttaaaaaattaattatctataaataatattttttaatattattaaaaatattatgtgTCTTTTTTCTCACTCAAGAAaactttataaattaatttggaaCAACATTAATTCTACATtcacattaaaaaaattaaaaaaaaaaagcaattggCAAATCGAGATACTATTGCAATTTGCAAATGGTagtgtattttttaaattttaaatatttttaaggtgcattactatttaaaattttaaatttatcattattttttaaaatttatcattatttattaatttatctcCATATTTTTAGAAAATTACATTAATTTATTCTTAAACTTTGATTATATCAACTAaatattttgtgtctatttttcttcatatattttaaaatatttcattagtcaatcaaaTCAAATGAgaggtaaaattttttatttatataatatccctctcctcttcctcaatttttttttgttttctcttccatttctctcttcaaagcaaatttaaatttaacaacAAATCTAATAAACAAATATAAAATCAACAAACCCAATAAGCCATAAATCAAAATCAACAAAATATAATGATTTTAAGTAAACATTAATGGTATTGATTTTAAACAAATTCTCGTAAAAAATTCCACATGGACAGAGAAACTATTAATTGATACTTTGCATGTACAATGAGGGAATAATATAGAATTCAAATACAATTTGGATCTCTCTTTGAGAAATGTTGAAGAAAAAATAGAAATAGCAACGAGTCAGGAATAGAATCActcttttcatttttattttataggAAATCGAGGTCGGGATATGAAAGATTTCCTCATGGATAGAGGTAAATCTATTATCATAAAAGAGGAGTCAATtgactcctttttttttttttttttgagttattCTTGTATATTTatataactccgcctaagtagtttgtgcttagccgGTTCCAAgctcggataaaggaggagggttgcggtaggtgacaaccagcgtaaaaatttcgtcacatctcacgatatggattcaaatgatataaacattgGGGCATCTTCTACTTACGACGCGCTACATAGGAGCccaggtgtagtgagaaatatgcaatggTGTAGGGCGTTCATCGAAAGCGAcccgccatgccggcgcccggatgtggtgttaaatgagcaagggttcccacatcaaggacgggtgtgggtaaaaaagttagtccataggacagatagtagaatagatagtggaacaaaacacaagataggcatagagagcaatagaagatatcatagaaggagatcaattaggaaggaaaAGGATAGGAAGAGAATCAGGATTGGTACTtgaaatgttggatcacttacagaaaaattaatgaagcttgtggataccttggaaaggagaatggtgaatattacttgcattcaggagactaaatgggtaggagagaaaagtaaggaagtgggtaactcagggtacaaactgtgatttACCAGAAAGGAAAGGAACAAGAACAGAATTGGCATAATCATAGATAGGACATTGAAATATGCTGTAATAgctatgaaaagagtaggagatagaattatactagtaaagctagtattaGAAGGATAAACAATAactatagttagtgcttatacccCATAAATAAGACTAGATAGTGAGGGTAAATAAAGATTTTGAGAAGATATGGATAATCTAATGCAAAACATtccaaatgaagagaatgttttcattggtggagatttgaatggacatataggaaat belongs to Hevea brasiliensis isolate MT/VB/25A 57/8 chromosome 4, ASM3005281v1, whole genome shotgun sequence and includes:
- the LOC110644480 gene encoding uncharacterized protein LOC110644480, whose product is MRFLLVFVSCCGATGGESSVKESLEPNRRRSEETRTLMVHRTLQTPNARRSRRRKRGRVGLGYPSSAAAMAEWKPTLCSIAEDNVVLVEERTERVAKRNGSGGRRSGGSREVANVSNYNDYDRRSNQYTVIPTFSASPFMI